A stretch of DNA from Bacillus marinisedimentorum:
TGCCACAGGATGCTCGATTTTTTAATGATCGGCAGGCACCCCATACCAGGAGCCCTGACCCTAAAAGCACGAGTATCTCGTGTGTGTTGCTTCCGCTGCGAACAGATGGGGCGGGTAAACCAAAAATCTCTATTTTCAGCAGCCTGGAAACGAGAAAACCCCCTGTATGAATAGACTCGACTCTCCATCAGAGCAGTCATGCATTCTAAATGCTTTGCATCATATCCTTCTGGAAAAAGTTCATCGATTGGTACTTCGATTTTCGAACGGAACCAACCAGGATGGCTGAGTCGCTGCAGCTGTTACTTGAATTCATCTACATTTTAGCATTGCAGCAGCGCTTATTCTGTTGAGGAAATGTGAACATTCAAAAGATGTTGCAGCGAGACGTCATGCACATATAGTGCAGGTCAATGGAGGCTGAATCCGCAATGAATCTTTTTGGTAAGTCAGTGCTGATAAGTTTTTTTAGAAAAAGTGTTGTTTTTAGATAATTAAGAAAATTATAATAAAAGAAGGAGTGCCGGTTTTTGTTTTGAAAACGCTTTCTATAAAGATACCCTGGAAAGCAAAAGCCGGAGTGTACTTATCACAAAGAGAGGAAGGGGATCAATGGCTTTTCATCCGACAATAGGAACGATTTTCGACCAGACGGTTCTGAAGTACCCGGAGAAGGAGGCCCTGGTGGACAAGACGCTGAATAAACGATGGACGTATGAAGAATGGCGCGATGATGTCCATCGCCTCGCGAATGCCTTGATGCAGGCAGGTGTAAAAAAAGGGGACAGGATTTCAACTTTCCTGTTCAATTCCAGCGAACTTGCCACCGTCTTCTTCGCCAGTGCAAAAATCGGAGCAGTGCTGAACCCGATCAATTTCCGGCTGAAGGCTCAGGAAATCGATTATATACTCGGCGATGCGAAACCGAAGGTGTTTTTATTCGAAAAAGCACTGGCCAGTCAGGTGGAAGCAGTATACGGGCAACATCCTGAAACGGCATTCTGGTATATCAATGAAGAAACGCCTGTATACGCCGAAAATTATTATGAAAAAAAGAACAGTGCTCCAGCTGATGAACCGGATGTTGAGGTAAGCGAGGACGATATATATGCCATCATGTATACAAGCGGGACGACCGGACGGCCAAAAGGAGTACTGCACCGTCACCGTGATATTGTGGAAATGAGCTTGATCTGTGCTGCGGTGATCAAATTGTCTGATCAGGATATCGGACTTGTCACTGCCCCGATGTTCCACTGCGCCGAGCTTCATTGCGCTTTCCTTCCGCGCGTCCATACCGGCGGAAGCAATATTATCATCCACCATTTTGATGCAAAACAGGTGCTTCAGACGATTGAGGAGGAAAACGTGACAACTTTCTTCGCAGCACCGACAATGTGGAATATGCTTCTTCAGGAAAACGTTGAAACCATGAAGCTTGACTCCCTGCGTGTCGGTCTCTATGGAGCGGCACCAATGGCTCCTGTCCTTGTGAAAGCAGTACGTGAGCGCCTTGGAATTGATTTGATCCAGGCATACGGACAGACGGAAATGGGGCCTGCGGTCACATTCCTGGCAGAGAATGAGCAAATCACAAAAGCGGGTTCCGCCGGAAGGGCCGCCTATAATCATGAAATCCGTGTGGTTCGGCCAAATGAAAACGGCCCATCAGAACCGGAGGACATATTACCGCCTGGTGAAGTGGGCGAAATCATCATCAAGGGGCCGTGCATGATGGCCGGATACTATAACAGGGAAGAGGCGACTGAGAAAGCGCTCTATAAAGGGTGGTACCATTCCAGCGATCTAGGCTTCATGGACAGGGACGGTTATTTATATGTAGCCGACAGAGTCGATGACATGATTATCAGCGGGGGAGAAAACGTGTATCCGCGGGAAGTGGAAGACTTGCTGCATGCCCATGAAGGGATTCTTGACGTTGCCGTCCTGGGCGAGCCGGATGAAAAATGGGGCGAGCGGGTTGCAGCCTTTGTTGTTAAAAAAGATGAAACGCTGACTGAGGAAGAGTTGGAGGCCTATTGTAAAAACAGTGACCACCTGGCTGACTACAAACGACCGCGGACGTATTATTTCGTGGACGAGCTGCCTCGAAACGCCAGCGGCAAAATCCAAAAGTTCCTGTTGAGGAAGCAGTTTGAAGAAAAGCAGGCAGATCCAACAGCATAATAATACAAGGACATTACAGAAATGGAGGAAGCATACATGACAGCAGCTTATATAAAAGAGGAACATCGCATATTCAGGGATGCCGTCAGAAAGTTTCTTGATAAAGAAGCCCGCCCTTACTATGACCAGTGGGAAAAAGACGGAATCATTCCCAGGTCGCTCTGGACCAAAATGGGGGAAAACGGTTTTCTTTGCCCATGGGTCAATGAAAAATATGGAGGATTTGAAGCCGATTTCGGCTACTCCGCCATTTTGAACGAGGAATTTGAAAGAATCGGATCGAGCCTGGTCGGAATCGGCCTGCATAACGATATTGTGGCGCCATACATCGCTGATTACGGGACGGAAGAGCAGAAACAGCGCTGGCTGCCAAAATTCATCAGCGGAGAAATGATCACTGCTATTGCGATGACTGAACCTGGGGCCGGGTCGGATCTCGCAGGCATCAGGACAACAGCTATCGCAAATGGAGATCATTATATCGTAAATGGCGAAAAGACATTCATCACCAACGGGATCCACTCCGATCTTGTAGTAGTAGTCGTAAAGACGGACCCGAAAGCAAATCCGCCCCATAAAGGGATGAGCCTGATTGCGATTGAGCGTGATACACCTGGATTTTCACGCGGCCGTAAGCTGGAAAAGGTAGGCCTTCACGCCCAGGATACAGCAGAGTTGATTTTTGAAGATGCGGAGGTGCCGACGGAAAACCTGATCGGTGAAGAGGGTAAAGGATTCTATTATTTGATGGAAAAGCTGCAGCAGGAGCGACTTGTTGTGGCAATTGCCGCGCAGGTGGCGGCAGAGGAAATGATGAAACAGACCCTTGACTTTGTGAAGACGAGAAAGGCGTTCGGAAAGCCGATCAGCAAATTGCAGACGGTGCAATTTCGCCTTGCAGAAATGGCGACCGAAATCGAAATCGGCAGGACATTCATTGACGATCTTATCACTCGCCACATGAATAAGGAGGATATCGTTTCCCAGGTATCGATGGCAAAATGGTGGACAACCGAAATGGCGAAACGGACAGCCGCCGAAGGCATACAGCTCCACGGCGGTTACGGGTATATGGAAGAATACGAGATTGCCAGAAGGTACCGCGATATACCGGTATCTGCCATATATGCGGGCTCAAATGAAATTATGAAGTCAATTATCGCAAAGCGGATGGGCCTGTAACGATGACAGCAGGCTTCCAAATGCTTGAAGGAATCCGTGTTCTTGATTTTTCCCAGTATCTCCCGGGCCCTTCGGCAAGTTTGCGGCTTGCCGATATGGGGGCGGAAGTCATCAAGGTGGAATCACCTGCTGGCGATCTTGCCCGCAGTGTCGGCGGAAGCAGCCAGGAGAACACTCCGGTTTTCAGGCTCAACAATTCCGGAAAGAAAAGTGTGGTCGTAAATCTTAAAGAAAGGGAAGAACGCGAACGGATACTGAACCTTATTAAAACGGCGGATGTGCTGATCGAAAGTTTCCGGCCCGGGGTGATGCGCAGACTGGGGCTTGATTATGAAAGTACAGGAAAAGTGAAGCGGAATCTCATTTATTGTTCAATAAGCGGTTACGGCCAGGACGGAGAATTCAGCAGGCTGGGCAGCCATGATCTGAATTACATGGCAGTGAGCGGGATGCTTTCCCAATTTAAGGACAGCAAGGGCAGGCCAGTGCATCCGACGGTCACACTTGCTGACATGGCAGGCGGCATGGCGGCCAGTGAAGCGATCACAGCAGCGCTTTTTAAAAGGGAGCGTACAGGTGAAGGCAGTTATATCGATCTTGCGCTGATTGATGGAATGGCGGCATTTTTAAGCCACCATTACACCATGAGTGCCGAATCCGGCATTGAAACGGGCATTGAACCGCTAAACGGCCAGCTTGTGTCCTATCACTTATATGAAACGGCGGATGGCCGGTTTGTAAGTCTTGCCGCCCTCGAACCGAAATTCTGGCGCAGCTTTTGCGAAGCTGCCGGAAAAGAAGAATGGCTTTCAGCCCATCTCTCCCCGGCTGATTCAAGTAATCCGGTATATGCCGATATCCAATCCTTTTTTCTATCGAAAACGATGAAAGAGTGGCGCATATTCGGTGAAACCGTGGATTGCTGCCTTATACCTGTCCTGGAACCCGGTGAGGCGTCAGCCCACCCATTACTGAAAGAGAGAGGTCTTGCAAGAAGCGGAAACGGCGGCGGTGTCCTGACGGCTACCGGCTATGGACGGCCAGCCGGCACCCGCGGGCCCTCTCCGGAACTCGGTGAACATACTGAAGAAGTGTTGGGCATGTTACCTGTAATGAAAATCAGAGAGGATGAGAAATAATGATGAATACACCTTTACTGCTGCCTTTGATGATGGAACATGCGGAGAAGTTTTTTTCAGAGAAGAAAGTGATCAGCCGTACAACAGCCGGAAAGATGGAAATGACATACGCAGAAATCGGGCGCCGGACGAGGGCTCTTGCCAGCGCTCTTGAAAAGCTGGGCGTCGGGCGCGGCGATAGAGTGGGAACCTTTGCCTGGAACCATCATCGCCACCTTGAAGCTTATTTCGGAATACCGGGCATGGGCGGTGTCCTCCATACGATCAACTTGCGTCTGTCTCCAGAGCATATCAGCTATATCGTCAATCATGCTGAAGATAAAGTTCTGCTGATTGACGCCGATTTGCTCCCGCTCATTGAAAGGGTGAAGGATGCATTTAATACGGTTGAAGCTTATGTTGTGATGACAGATGATGAAACTCTTCCGGAGACGTCACTTTCACCTGTTTATCATTACGAAAAATTGCTTGCGGACGGGGATGAAGATTATGAGTTTGTGAAGGACATGGACGAAAATTCACCCGCCGGCATGTGCTATACGTCAGCGACAACCGGCAATCCTAAAGGTGTCGTCTATTCCCACCGCGGCATTGTGCTTCACAGCCTGGCGCTGGGGCTTGCAGACAGTGCAGCCATTTCGGAATCTGACCGGGTGATGCCGGTTGTGCCGATGTTCCATGCGAATGCCTGGGGTATGCCTTTTGCTGCTGTGTGGTTCGGCTCCACACAAATTATGCCCGGTCCGCAGTTCACGCCGAAAGTGCTTGCCGAATTGATCGATCAGGAAAAAGTGACACTCACAGCGGGTGTACCGACAATCTGGCTCGGTCTGTTGAAAGAGTTGGAAGAAGGAAACTATGAAACATCGAGCCTGCGTGCCGTGCTTTGCGGGGGATCAGCTGCTCCGAAAGGAATGATCAAGACATTTGAATCCAAATACAGCATTCCATTCATCCATGCATACGGAATGACTGAAACATCACCGCTTGTTGTCCTGTCGAGGCTGAAGAGCAATCAGGAAAATCTGGGAGAGGAAGAAAGACTTGATATCCGAGCAAAACAGGGATACCTCGTGCCAGGCGTGGAAATGAAAGTGGTCGGTAAAGATGGTGAAATAAAATGGGACGGCGAGGAAATGGGTGAATTGCTGCTGCGCGGTCCCTGGATTGCGAGTGAATATTATAACGATGACCGAACAGAGGAGGCATTCCGGGACGGCTGGCTGTATACGGGTGATGTGGTCACTGTCGACAACGAAGGGTTCATCAAAATCGTCGACCGTACGAAAGATTTAATCAAGAGCGGCGGTGAATGGATTTCATCCGTCGATTTGGAAAATGCACTAATGGCGCATGAGGGCGTTTTCGAAGCAACAGTCATTGCAGTGCCGCACGAGGAATGGCAGGAGCGGCCGGTTGCTGCGGTTGTCCTTAAAGAGGACCACAAAAACAAGGTAACCAAAGAAGAACTGCTTGACTTTTTGCGGCCGCAGTTTGCGAAATGGTGGCTTCCGGATGATATCGTCTTCATGGAAGAAATTCCAAAAACGTCTGTCGGAAAGTTCCTTAAGCGGGCCCTGCGTGACCAATTGAAGGAGCATTTGTCTTCGCGTCAGGCATGACAGTCTAAAAGAAAATGGTTTTATTTATATGAACGGTGAGGAAAGAAAGGCATGGAGCGGCTTACCTGCGGCACCTGTACTTCTGGGGGCTGAATCCGGGCAAAACGAATAACAGGGGGAGATGGACGGATGCACTTAGGTTTGACACTGGAACGGAACGTTTCAAGGCTTGGTGAGAAACCGGCACTCATTTTTGAAGGAAGGACAACATCTTATCGGCAGCTGAATGCGGATGTGAACCGGATTGCAAATGGCATGATTGAAGCCGGCATTGAAAAAGGCGATAAAATCGCAATGGT
This window harbors:
- a CDS encoding long-chain fatty acid--CoA ligase, which translates into the protein MMNTPLLLPLMMEHAEKFFSEKKVISRTTAGKMEMTYAEIGRRTRALASALEKLGVGRGDRVGTFAWNHHRHLEAYFGIPGMGGVLHTINLRLSPEHISYIVNHAEDKVLLIDADLLPLIERVKDAFNTVEAYVVMTDDETLPETSLSPVYHYEKLLADGDEDYEFVKDMDENSPAGMCYTSATTGNPKGVVYSHRGIVLHSLALGLADSAAISESDRVMPVVPMFHANAWGMPFAAVWFGSTQIMPGPQFTPKVLAELIDQEKVTLTAGVPTIWLGLLKELEEGNYETSSLRAVLCGGSAAPKGMIKTFESKYSIPFIHAYGMTETSPLVVLSRLKSNQENLGEEERLDIRAKQGYLVPGVEMKVVGKDGEIKWDGEEMGELLLRGPWIASEYYNDDRTEEAFRDGWLYTGDVVTVDNEGFIKIVDRTKDLIKSGGEWISSVDLENALMAHEGVFEATVIAVPHEEWQERPVAAVVLKEDHKNKVTKEELLDFLRPQFAKWWLPDDIVFMEEIPKTSVGKFLKRALRDQLKEHLSSRQA
- a CDS encoding acyl-CoA dehydrogenase family protein, which encodes MTAAYIKEEHRIFRDAVRKFLDKEARPYYDQWEKDGIIPRSLWTKMGENGFLCPWVNEKYGGFEADFGYSAILNEEFERIGSSLVGIGLHNDIVAPYIADYGTEEQKQRWLPKFISGEMITAIAMTEPGAGSDLAGIRTTAIANGDHYIVNGEKTFITNGIHSDLVVVVVKTDPKANPPHKGMSLIAIERDTPGFSRGRKLEKVGLHAQDTAELIFEDAEVPTENLIGEEGKGFYYLMEKLQQERLVVAIAAQVAAEEMMKQTLDFVKTRKAFGKPISKLQTVQFRLAEMATEIEIGRTFIDDLITRHMNKEDIVSQVSMAKWWTTEMAKRTAAEGIQLHGGYGYMEEYEIARRYRDIPVSAIYAGSNEIMKSIIAKRMGL
- a CDS encoding CaiB/BaiF CoA transferase family protein, which gives rise to MLEGIRVLDFSQYLPGPSASLRLADMGAEVIKVESPAGDLARSVGGSSQENTPVFRLNNSGKKSVVVNLKEREERERILNLIKTADVLIESFRPGVMRRLGLDYESTGKVKRNLIYCSISGYGQDGEFSRLGSHDLNYMAVSGMLSQFKDSKGRPVHPTVTLADMAGGMAASEAITAALFKRERTGEGSYIDLALIDGMAAFLSHHYTMSAESGIETGIEPLNGQLVSYHLYETADGRFVSLAALEPKFWRSFCEAAGKEEWLSAHLSPADSSNPVYADIQSFFLSKTMKEWRIFGETVDCCLIPVLEPGEASAHPLLKERGLARSGNGGGVLTATGYGRPAGTRGPSPELGEHTEEVLGMLPVMKIREDEK
- a CDS encoding fatty acid--CoA ligase, translating into MAFHPTIGTIFDQTVLKYPEKEALVDKTLNKRWTYEEWRDDVHRLANALMQAGVKKGDRISTFLFNSSELATVFFASAKIGAVLNPINFRLKAQEIDYILGDAKPKVFLFEKALASQVEAVYGQHPETAFWYINEETPVYAENYYEKKNSAPADEPDVEVSEDDIYAIMYTSGTTGRPKGVLHRHRDIVEMSLICAAVIKLSDQDIGLVTAPMFHCAELHCAFLPRVHTGGSNIIIHHFDAKQVLQTIEEENVTTFFAAPTMWNMLLQENVETMKLDSLRVGLYGAAPMAPVLVKAVRERLGIDLIQAYGQTEMGPAVTFLAENEQITKAGSAGRAAYNHEIRVVRPNENGPSEPEDILPPGEVGEIIIKGPCMMAGYYNREEATEKALYKGWYHSSDLGFMDRDGYLYVADRVDDMIISGGENVYPREVEDLLHAHEGILDVAVLGEPDEKWGERVAAFVVKKDETLTEEELEAYCKNSDHLADYKRPRTYYFVDELPRNASGKIQKFLLRKQFEEKQADPTA